The Caldilineales bacterium DNA segment TAGGTCGGCTTGAGGGTGCGCAGCGCTGCCTCGACGCCGGGCACCGGTTTCATCGCCTCGGGATGGCAGTGACCCAGGCAGCTCTGCATCCACCGGTTCAGACGGAAGGCTTCGTCGTCGAGGTGCAGGCGGTCGAGCTGCGTCACCAGCCAGTTGGCGGGACCTTCGGCTGCCATCGCCAGACGGCGCAGGAACGGCGTCGGATCGCCGCGGGGGAACAGGCTGCTTAGCCGGCCGAGACGGGCGGCCAGGTTGCTGACGATGGCGTTGTCGGTGTCGGCCAGGGTGCCGTCCAGGTCGAAGAGGACGCCGGCCATAGGTTGCCCGCCCAGGAAGCCACGCTGATCAGGGGTCAGAACAGCGGTTGGCGATGAGAACGGCGCCTCGTCGAGCAGCTTGTCATAGATGTAGCCGCCGAGCAAGCGGGCCGTGGCCAGAACGGGGGCCGCGAACAACACACCCAGAACACCCGCCTGCGCTGCCCCGATGATGCTGGCCACAAAGACCAGGCCGGGATGGAGTTGCACGCGCCGGCCGATGAAGCGAGGGATGATGTAGACCTGATCGAGCTGAAAGACCAGGGTGTAGACCACCAGCACGACCAGGGCCACGGTGGCGTTGCTGACCGGCAGCCAGGACGAACCGCTAAAAAGGGCGATGAACAGGGCCGGGAGAACGGCGATGATCGGGCCGACGGTGGGGACGAATTCGCCCAGGCCGGCAATGGCGCCGAGCAGAAACGCGTTCGACATCCCCATCACCCACATCGACAGACCGATGGTGACCCCAACCGTTGTCGAAACCAGGATCTGACCACGGAAAAAACTGCCCCAGATCAGCCCCATGTCCTGCAACAGGCGGATGAGTTCAAGGCGGAAGGAGGCACGGGCATGGCCGAGCAGCCAACCTCTTAGCCGGTAGCTATCCTTGAGCAGCCAGAAGACGACGACCAGGATGAAGAGCAGCCACAGCAAGCTGGAGGCCAGGCCAGAGACGATGCTGACGGCGCTGCCGGCCAGGGGAGCGATGAGCGCCTGCGAGGCCTCGACCAGGCGCTGGGCCAGATCGCTGCCTTCCAGCACCAGCGGGCCAAGCCGGAATGTTTCGGCGCTGAGACGGTCGAGGAGGGGGCGAAGGCCGGCGGCTTCGTGCTGGATGCGGGCGACCAGGTTGGCAAGGCTGGGGGTGAGAAGGACGGGCGCCAGCACGAGCGCCAGCACGGTCAGCGCCAGCACCACAAAGGCGGCCCCGCCGCGGCTCCAACCGGTGCGCCGGATCAGCCATTCGGTGGGCGGCTTGAGGAAATAGGCCAGCACCCCCGCCAGGATCAGCGGGGGCAACGACTGCCCGAATTGCACCAGCAGCCAGGCGACTACCACCAGGCTGCTGATGAGCACGATCAGTTTGGTGGTGGGCGTCCAGCGATTCTCCATCCTGTCCTGCCGCACGCCGGCGGCCTCTACTCGACGAGACCGACATCGCTGAACGGCCAGTAGCGTACCCAGGCCCTGCCCACGATGTTGTCGAAAGTGATCGGCCCGAACGAACGCGAGTCGTTGGAGTTGTTGCGATTGTCGCCCATGACAAAGACGCTGCCAGCGGGGACGGTGAGAACCGGGTAATCGCCGCGGGTGACGGTGCGCAGATAGGGTTCGGCCAGCGGCTGGCCGTCGATGAGCACCTGGCCGCTGCTGACCTGGATCGTTTCGCCGGGAAGACCGATGACGCGCTTGATCAGCATCTCCCGGCCATAGTTGGGAACATGGATGACGATGATATCGCCCCGATGGGGGGGGTGGAGATGGTAGCTGACCTTCTCGATCACCAACCGCTGGTGGCCGTAGAGCGTCGGCTCCATGCTGTAGCCCTCGACGCGCGTGGCCTGGGCCAGGAAGAGGTGGATGAGCAGGGCGATGAGGACGGCCGGGAGGACGGTGCTGACCAACTCGCGCAGGCTCTGGCCGATGAGCGAGTCAGAGGGCGCCGCCAGACGGCCGCTTGTCTGTGGGACGGGCGGCGGGGTGTAGGCAGACAGGTCGTAACGCTCCGGCTGGTCTTCCGGGCGGATGATGCGGGCGTCGGGTGGGAGGTGGGGCAGGGGTGAGGTCATGGAGGGGCGGGAAAGCGGCGGGAAACGGCAAGACAACCTGGGTGCGGCGCGCCGGCGGGGATAGATGGCTTTGCGCAACGCAGTTCTTGGCCCAGTGCGAAGACGGACGGTATGAAGCTATTCTAGCCGGGTGTGTGCATTCCTGGCAAACGATGTGGCCCGGATGGGTGTCTTTCCTTACGCCTACCCCCTTGCGTCCCGGTTTCGACTCCCCCTCACCCCTCCCAGTCGATATCGATCGGCCCACGGTTTTCGGGTTCCTCGCCGGCATAGTAGCGGCGGCGCAGGCTCTTGAGCAGCAGCCGGGCCGCGGCCAGGAGTTCGTGGGCGGCGCGATCGAGATGCTGCCAGAATTCCTCCGGCAAACCAAAGTCATGGCGAAAGAGCGTTCGGCGCAGGGCGCGCAGCCCCTGCATCATCCACTTCTCCCACGAGAAGCCTTCCTGGGCGGGCTTGGGTTCGCGGTCGGCGTCGGGCATCGCTGGCTTTTCCTTCAGGCCGGCCCCACCGGAGCAGAAGCGGGGGGCTTCTGGGCCACGGCGATGATGCTGGTGCCGATCGGCAACGGCAGGCGGCGCAAAAGGGCGACCTCGAGCTTGCCGACGCCTGCGAGCAGGGAATTCAGCCAGGGTGGGGCCGGCTCCATCTCCACCTGATAGGCGTCGTCGTCGAAATGGGGCGACTCCATCTCCGGTTCGCGGCCCAGCCAGCGCCGGCCCAAGATCAACCCGGCCGAAAGGGGGAAGATGAGGGTGAAGTTGTAGCTGCAAAAAGGCAGTTGCCAGCCGGCCGCCTGCAACTTGCGGCGCAGGTCGGCGGTCGAATAGCGCCGCTGATGGAAGTTGAGCACATCGTTCTGGCTCCAAAGCCACATCAACGCCGGCACAGTGACGACCATCCACCCGCCCGGTTTCGTCACCCGATAGGTTTCGGCGAACACCGCTGTCTCGTCGGGGATGTGCTCGACAGTATCCAGCAGCGCCACCAGATCGAAACTCCCGTCGGCAAAGGGGATGGCGGCGGCGGAACCCTGGCGCACGTCGAAGCCGCGCTGGTGGGCGATTGGGATCGGCTTGGGGTTGAATTCAAGACCGGTCACCTCGCCGTAGTGGGCCAGATGATGCATCATGTTCCCGGCCCCTGCGCCCACATCCAACACCCGGCGGCCATCCTTGCCCGGCCCGGCGTATTTGTCCAGCAGCGCCAGGATGGCTCGCGTGCGGGTGGCAAACCACCAATGGCGATCTTCTTCGATTTGAACGTGCATACGAGTGGGCATCATGAGCCTGGCCGGTCGGGGATGGGGGTGTTAGCCCCTAGTCTCTGCTGTCCCACGGTTTGCTGTCAAGTTCGGACACGCCCGCCGAAGCGATGGGCAGACGGTGGTCGTGCTACAATCCCCCCGCCAGGAGACGCCAAAACGCATGTCAATCGCCCACACCCCCTTCCTGCTCGACCTCACCCTCTGGTACGGCTGGCGCCAGCGGCTGGGGACGCTGCCCGCCCGCTGGCGACAGCAAACCCTGCCCCAGATCTGCCGCAACCTGGGTGTTCCGGTCTGGATGACGGCCAAAGCCTACCGACTGGACTGGGGGCCGACCGAGATCAAGGTCGATCGGCAGGGCGGCGAGCGCATCGTCCGTTACGAATCGCCGTTTGGGGTGCTGAGCGAACGATGGGAAAAAGGCCCCGATGGCGACTGGTGGCAGACCGACTATCTGGTCAAGACCGCCGCCGATCTCAGCATCGCCGGCGCCATCTTGAATGCCCGCGCCTACCGTTTTGACCGCGCGGCCTACGACAAGCTGCAAGCCGAGGTCGGCGAGGATGGCATCGCCGCCATCGAACTGCCCCGCCGCCCCTTCTCGCAGATTTTCCTGGAGTGGCTGGGCTGGAGCGATGGCCTGATGTTGTTTTTCGAGGCCGAAGCCGAGATCGAGGCCATCGTCGAACTGCTGGAAGAACAGGTGCAGGCGCTCGTCCGCGAAGCAGCCACCCTGCCGGGATCGGTCTTCGTCTCGCCCGACAACCTGGATGCGCAGTTCATCGCGCCGGCCTACTTCGACCGTTATCTGGCCGCCAGCTATCGCCGCAGCGCCGATGTTTTGCATGCCCAGGGCAAACAGCTCATGGCCGGCACCGGCGGCTACATCCGTCGTTTGCTGGCCCCGCTGGCTGGGGCGGGCGTGGACGCCGTGCAGGGGATTTCCGGCCCGCCGCAGAGCGACGCCACCCTGGCTGAAGCCCGCGCCATCGCCGGCCCCGACCTGTGGCTGTGGGGCGGCATCCCGCAGGACGCATTGCTCGCCGACTTCCCCGAAAGCGATTTCGAGGTCGTCGTCCGCCAGGCGGCGCGGGAAGCCGCCCAAGACGGCCGGGCCATCGTTGGCGTGGCCGACGTCGTGCCCATCGCCGCCGACATCGCCCGCCTGGAACGCGTTCCCGATTTGGTGCGCGAGGCTTGGGCGCACGTGTGAAGGGCTAATCTTCCCAATGTGTTTTTTGCTCTTTCCCTGTGCTCACCATCTCTCGAATTCGCTCTACAATTGCTACAGCTTCCTCCGCCTCTTCTCTGCCGATCATTTCGAAAGAAAGGTCGCCAGGATACCGCCCAGATACGATATATTCGTTAAGAACTGCTGCGTCTAACAGGATTTCGGCAAAAGAGGGATCATAGTCCGAGCACAGACCCAACAACACAACGATGTCATGTGTCTTTTCAAGCGTCCAGCCTTTGCCGATCAAATAGCCCTTCAGGTACTTTTCGGCCGCGCTCTGGCAAAGAAAACAGACTGTGTGATAGGTTGGATCCTCAAAGCTCAAGGCGCGCGCTGCTACAAATAGGTTCTCATCGGCAAATTGCAACCATTCAGCCGGCGTCTCAACTGGTCTCTTGCTGGCTTCGCTCATAGAGCACGATACCCCTGCCAAAGATGTGATCCGTGTAGAATGGATTGACATCAGCCAGGTTGCGACTCACCTCTTCCGGCGTTCGCACCAACAGATCCAAGCCAAAACGTCGCTGCAGAAATAATCTGTCCAAAAAGAGCCGCGCTTCCCGATCCGATCGCTTGCTGTCATGAACGACGAGCAGATCCAGATCGCTTTCACTTTCGGCATCACCTGTAGCTTGCGAACCAAACAATACGATTTTCTGCGGTCGAATGGCATCGACAATCCGTCTCGTGACCAGCTCGATGATTTCCGGGGTGATCTCGGTACTGGACAGCAAGCTATCTTCAGCCGATGAAAGCCTTTGCAGTGTTGGTTCAGTGATAGTCATTGGTAGCACCTATGGCCAGATCATAGCACGGTAGCGTTCAATTTTCAATTTACCTCAACCGCCCCCCAACTGCTCATGCCTTCTCACGTCATCGACTCCCTCCTC contains these protein-coding regions:
- a CDS encoding class I SAM-dependent methyltransferase, whose product is MHVQIEEDRHWWFATRTRAILALLDKYAGPGKDGRRVLDVGAGAGNMMHHLAHYGEVTGLEFNPKPIPIAHQRGFDVRQGSAAAIPFADGSFDLVALLDTVEHIPDETAVFAETYRVTKPGGWMVVTVPALMWLWSQNDVLNFHQRRYSTADLRRKLQAAGWQLPFCSYNFTLIFPLSAGLILGRRWLGREPEMESPHFDDDAYQVEMEPAPPWLNSLLAGVGKLEVALLRRLPLPIGTSIIAVAQKPPASAPVGPA
- a CDS encoding nucleotidyltransferase domain-containing protein, whose translation is MTITEPTLQRLSSAEDSLLSSTEITPEIIELVTRRIVDAIRPQKIVLFGSQATGDAESESDLDLLVVHDSKRSDREARLFLDRLFLQRRFGLDLLVRTPEEVSRNLADVNPFYTDHIFGRGIVLYERSQQETS
- a CDS encoding AI-2E family transporter, whose product is MENRWTPTTKLIVLISSLVVVAWLLVQFGQSLPPLILAGVLAYFLKPPTEWLIRRTGWSRGGAAFVVLALTVLALVLAPVLLTPSLANLVARIQHEAAGLRPLLDRLSAETFRLGPLVLEGSDLAQRLVEASQALIAPLAGSAVSIVSGLASSLLWLLFILVVVFWLLKDSYRLRGWLLGHARASFRLELIRLLQDMGLIWGSFFRGQILVSTTVGVTIGLSMWVMGMSNAFLLGAIAGLGEFVPTVGPIIAVLPALFIALFSGSSWLPVSNATVALVVLVVYTLVFQLDQVYIIPRFIGRRVQLHPGLVFVASIIGAAQAGVLGVLFAAPVLATARLLGGYIYDKLLDEAPFSSPTAVLTPDQRGFLGGQPMAGVLFDLDGTLADTDNAIVSNLAARLGRLSSLFPRGDPTPFLRRLAMAAEGPANWLVTQLDRLHLDDEAFRLNRWMQSCLGHCHPEAMKPVPGVEAALRTLKPTYKLALVTTRDDSIAWHFLRTHGLEELFDAVVTRDDVRRLKPHPEPVLTASRLLGLEPQACVMVGDTVVDIRAGQAAGTRTIGVLCGFGGPRDLADADLILDSTADLVQRF
- a CDS encoding HEPN domain-containing protein; the protein is MSEASKRPVETPAEWLQFADENLFVAARALSFEDPTYHTVCFLCQSAAEKYLKGYLIGKGWTLEKTHDIVVLLGLCSDYDPSFAEILLDAAVLNEYIVSGRYPGDLSFEMIGREEAEEAVAIVERIREMVSTGKEQKTHWED
- the lepB gene encoding signal peptidase I, encoding MTSPLPHLPPDARIIRPEDQPERYDLSAYTPPPVPQTSGRLAAPSDSLIGQSLRELVSTVLPAVLIALLIHLFLAQATRVEGYSMEPTLYGHQRLVIEKVSYHLHPPHRGDIIVIHVPNYGREMLIKRVIGLPGETIQVSSGQVLIDGQPLAEPYLRTVTRGDYPVLTVPAGSVFVMGDNRNNSNDSRSFGPITFDNIVGRAWVRYWPFSDVGLVE